Proteins encoded within one genomic window of Bemisia tabaci chromosome 2, PGI_BMITA_v3:
- the LOC109035950 gene encoding uncharacterized protein: MFKSGENMSLRRTSSANVAAVTFSPVEKSPKFKTATPSLLGRWRSFRGKSSGPPSMNNHNGTTSVTLEDVYMDSFDESFADELSVKVCKDSIRMSLIENMKMLGSNANSLIDIENGKTTSDQVGTKYRAFSSKEKNIVFLWSAFVKRDDLLEPLYEIGASLVATLPNEGFTALHLAAFSGCVKSCKWLLVNGLEVNLVVDNLSPLHCAVLGNSLDCVKLLLRHGAKIGSTVLHCGVQANALDCLKHLLTESADINAVDENGLTALHVASDRGMAKCLQTILAHCPKVDLNIQTRGRRSTPLHLASENGYFECVQYLINAGADVHAVNYKEQTALHLAAKAQSTECMEVLLAAGCPINGQDMDSRTPLHATLAKTLLAFNALEVLLKRGADVNLSDKYGYTPLHIAALNELSQCVDCLIMSGADVTARTSGGLSALSIIGRKTPGSINTICQKLDLSISMNDHETSSKEVELKLDFRYLLQNSSAGEVGFLKTLEAEGQKHLIEHPLCEAFLHLKWQKIRKFYFLRLFFCFVFVILLTVYVIAALAHECYNAAKNVTQNARTMCLNNSAIGGFLMARPAFIESIWHLLVLITIFESARKVMGIPGHRSMKHYFLQLMNVFEWFVIVSVFLVSYVWQGQTFDWQKHIGALAVLLAWTDFMIMVGQLPIFGTYVAMFTKVQAEFFKLLFAYSCLLIGFTVSFCVVFPSSDVFRNPIIGFIKVLVMMTGEVDFDMLGSGPGAGPEASLLLDFSAHITFVLFLLFVTVVLMNLLVGIAVHDIQGLHKTAGLSKLVRQTELIYFLELAICRGYVPRNVVRLLRQLALVSPQAYRVVLHVKPLNPREKRLPKEVLMAAFNLAKQKKTWSNSSCSWSATLRNTSDPCCRDEKNLFEEVRQLKEMVHIQNALISKLVNQSCSSLSKDNGSITS; the protein is encoded by the coding sequence ATGTTTAAAAGCGGCGAGAACATGTCCTTGCGGCGGACCTCGAGCGCAAACGTGGCCGCCGTCACCTTCTCCCCGGTGGAAAAATCCCCGAAGTTCAAAACGGCCACCCCCTCGCTGCTGGGCCGCTGGCGGAGCTTCCGGGGCAAATCCTCGGGCCCTCCGAGCATGAACAACCACAACGGCACCACCTCCGTCACCCTCGAGGACGTCTACATGGACAGCTTCGACGAGAGCTTCGCCGACGAGCTCAGCGTCAAAGTCTGCAAGGACTCGATCCGGATGAGCCTCATCGAGAACATGAAGATGCTCGGCAGCAACGCCAACTCCCTGATCGACATCGAGAACGGGAAAACGACGAGCGACCAAGTCGGCACCAAGTACCGCGCCTTCAGCTCCAAAGAGAAGAACATCGTGTTCCTCTGGTCGGCCTTCGTCAAGCGGGACGACCTCCTGGAACCGCTCTACGAGATCGGCGCCAGCCTCGTGGCCACCCTCCCCAACGAGGGGTTCACCGCCCTCCATCTAGCCGCCTTCAGCGGTTGCGTCAAGTCGTGTAAGTGGCTCTTGGTGAACGGCCTGGAAGTGAACCTTGTCGTGGACAACCTATCTCCACTCCACTGCGCAGTTTTGGGAAATTCCCTCGATTGCGTCAAGCTCCTGCTCCGGCACGGAGCCAAGATAGGCAGCACGGTGCTCCATTGCGGAGTCCAGGCCAATGCGCTCGACTGTCTGAAGCACCTGCTCACAGAGAGCGCGGACATAAACGCTGTCGACGAGAACGGGCTAACAGCGCTCCACGTTGCTTCGGATAGAGGTATGGCCAAGTGTCTTCAGACCATCCTAGCGCATTGCCCCAAGGTGGACCTGAACATCCAGACGAGAGGCCGCAGATCGACGCCACTCCACCTGGCCTCCGAGAACGGGTACTTCGAGTGCGTGCAGTACCTCATCAACGCTGGAGCTGACGTTCACGCGGTTAACTACAAGGAGCAGACAGCGCTCCATCTGGCGGCCAAGGCTCAAAGCACCGAGTGCATGGAGGTCCTGCTTGCCGCGGGGTGTCCGATCAACGGGCAGGATATGGATAGCCGCACGCCGCTCCACGCCACCCTCGCCAAGACCCTGCTGGCGTTCAACGCCCTGGAGGTCCTGCTCAAGCGCGGCGCCGACGTGAACCTGAGCGACAAGTACGGGTACACACCGCTCCACATCGCGGCGTTGAACGAGCTGTCGCAGTGCGTGGATTGCCTCATCATGAGCGGCGCCGATGTAACAGCCCGCACGTCCGGTGGACTCTCCGCGCTGAGCATCATCGGTAGGAAGACCCCCGGCTCCATCAACACCATCTGCCAGAAGCTGGACCTCTCCATATCCATGAACGACCACGAGACGTCGTCGAAGGAGGTGGAGCTGAAGCTGGACTTCCGCTACCTCCTGCAGAATTCCTCGGCCGGGGAGGTGGGCTTCCTGAAGACGTTGGAGGCCGAAGGCCAGAAGCACCTGATTGAACATCCACTATGCGAAGCTTTTCTCCACCTCAAGTGGCAGAAAATCCGCAAGTTCTACTTCCTCCGGCTCTTCTTCTGTTTCGTCTTCGTCATCCTCCTCACGGTGTACGTCATCGCGGCGCTAGCCCACGAGTGCTACAACGCGGCCAAGAACGTGACGCAAAACGCCCGGACCATGTGTCTCAACAACTCGGCGATAGGCGGGTTTCTCATGGCCCGGCCGGCGTTCATCGAGTCCATCTGGCACCTCCTCGTCCTCATCACCATCTTCGAGAGCGCCAGGAAGGTGATGGGCATCCCGGGCCATCGCTCCATGAAGCACTACTTCCTGCAGCTCATGAACGTCTTCGAATGGTTCGTCATCGTCAGCGTCTTCCTCGTGTCCTACGTCTGGCAGGGGCAGACGTTCGACTGGCAGAAGCACATCGGGGCGCTGGCCGTGCTCCTGGCATGGACCGACTTCATGATCATGGTCGGGCAGCTCCCCATCTTCGGGACCTACGTCGCCATGTTCACCAAGGTCCAGGCGGAGTTCTTCAAGCTCCTCTTCGCCTACTCGTGCCTCCTCATCGGGTTCACGGTCAGCTTCTGCGTCGTGTTTCCCTCGTCCGACGTCTTCCGCAACCCCATCATCGGCTTCATCAAGGTCCTCGTCATGATGACCGGCGAGGTGGACTTCGACATGCTCGGGTCCGGGCCTGGCGCCGGGCCGGAAGCCTCCTTGCTCCTCGATTTCTCGGCGCATATCACCTTcgtcctcttcctcctcttcgtGACGGTCGTGCTCATGAACTTGCTCGTCGGTATCGCCGTCCACGACATCCAAGGGCTCCACAAGACCGCCGGCCTCTCCAAGCTCGTACGCCAAACGGAACTCATCTATTTCCTCGAGCTGGCCATCTGCAGAGGCTACGTGCCGAGGAACGTGGTTCGGCTCTTGCGACAGTTGGCGCTCGTGTCGCCACAGGCCTACAGGGTAGTTCTGCATGTGAAACCGCTGAACCCGCGCGAAAAGCGGCTCCCGAAGGAGGTGCTCATGGCGGCGTTCAACCTGGCTAAGCAGAAGAAGACTTGGTCGAACTCATCTTGTTCCTGGTCGGCGACGCTCCGCAACACGTCTGACCCTTGTTGTCGCGACGAAAAGAACCTCTTCGAGGAGGTACGGCAGCTTAAAGAGATGGTGCATATCCAGAACGCACTCATCTCCAAGTTAGTCAACCAGAGCTGCAGTAGCCTGTCTAAGGACAATGGCTCCATCACTTCCTGA
- the LOC140223918 gene encoding small ribosomal subunit protein uS9m-like, with protein MKPVIKASIRKSKEENANHEQTMTTVLFPLLMSGMLNKVDIEAEVWGSVGQSKQAIAVRYGIARGLFHFVDEETKQNMRIAGLLTKDPRNAERKKPGQEGARRKFTWKKR; from the exons ATGAAGCCTGTGATCAAGGCATCAATTCGTAAATCCAAGGAAGAAAATGCGAACCATGAACAAACAATGACCACT GTCTTGTTCCCATTGCTGATGTCGGGAATGCTGAATAAAGTAGACATCGAAGCCGAGGTGTGGGGAAGCGTAGGCCAGTCGAAGCAAGCCATAGCTGTGCGCTACGGAATCGCCCGGGGTCTCTTCCATTTCGTCGATGAGGAAACTaaacaaaatatgagaatcG ctGGACTGCTTACCAAGGATCCCAGGAATGCGGAAAGAAAGAAGCCGGGACAGGAAGGAGCCCGAAGAAAGTTCACGTGGAAGAAGCGTTAG